The sequence GTGTGACCTTTTTGGAGCATATGTGTGAGAATATTTTTATTTAGCTATTATTGCCATTGGTTTATTTTATTGATAATATAAGGCTGATTTTTAGATTAAAAACGGGATTTGTCCTAAATCGAACATTTTATGGAATTGCTCGAAAATATTAAAGAAGCGTTAAGGTCAATCAAGTCCAATCGGTTAAGGACGATTTTGACTGGGCTGATCATTGCCATCGGGATAACCGCGCTGGTGGGGATGCTAACGGCTATCGATGGGATGAAAGCGCAGATTGAGGAGAGCTTCAGTGGTCTTGGCGCCAATAATTTCGATGTACGTTCCAAAAACACTTCTGGACAGCGGGTAACACGATCCGGGGTGACCGAAAAGCAATTTAAGCCGGTGAGTTATAAGGATGCCTTAGATTTTCGGAAAGGCTATAGCTCCCGTGGAATGGCCACCGTTTCCACACGGGTAAGTGGATCTACAGAGGTGAAGAGAGGTTCTGAAATCACTAATCCGAATGTCAGGATCATTGGAGTGGATGAAAATTACGTGCTGATCAAAGGGCAAAATATTGAAGAAGGGAGGAATTTTAGTAATGTGGAAATCGAATATGGAAACAATGTGTGCCTCATCGGCAGCGAGATCGTAGAATTGCTTTTTAAAAGCCACGAGAATCCGGTCGGAGCTTATGTCTCCTTTTTTGGAAACCGGTATTCGATCGTTGGGGTGTTGGAAGAGCAGGGATCCGTGGGGAATGATTCGGGAGTCGACCGTACTATATTAATTCCTGTGGAAAATGCTTCCAGGCTGGATCAAACGGGCGGGTTTTGGTACACCATCACCGTTTCGACGTCAGATCCCACAAAAATGGAATATGAAATGGGACAAGCTACTGGGCTCATGCGGAAAGTTCGTGAAGATAGGGTGGGGGAGCTGGATTCTTTTGAAGTGGTCAAGTCCAATAATGTTGGAGAAAGTTTAGAGGAAGTGGCCGGTTATCTGAGGATCGGTGGCTTTGGGATAGGTTTTATCACCTTATTGGGCGCTTCTGTTGGATTGATGAACATTATGCTGGTTTCCGTTACGGAAAGAACCCGGGAAATCGGTATCCGGAAAGCGCTTGGAGCCACCCCCAAAAGGATCCGTCAGCAATTTTTAATTGAAGCGATTGTCATTTGTATCATGGGAGGAGTTTTTGGTGTGCTTGTCGGTATGGGAATTGGAAATATCGTGGCCAGCTTTGTGGGGCCTGGAGGATTTTTGGTGCCATGGCTTTGGATGCTGCTGGCCTTTATGATCTGTGTTTTAGTAGGGCTAGTATCCGGTGTAATTCCGGCAATCAAGGCCAGTAAACTAGATCCCATCGAAGCACTCCGTTATGAGTAAAGATTAGACGATGTCCGTTTTTCTAGGATCCGGTCCATACTTGTTGGTGCCGTTGTGGCCAGGTTTGATGGCCAAGTAGACAAATCCAATCAAGTTGATTGGAGGTGGGATCAATAAATATAGCGCATACTTCCAATCCATCCCGATGTCATGAAGTCGCTTAATCGCCTGTACCAATAGCAAAACAATGGTGGTGATCAGTAAAATGCCAAAAATAACAAAGGTGAGCCAGTTTTCAGCTTCCATTGACTCGTAGATCAACATGATGCACAAGAGATTGATGAAATAGAAGAGTACGAAAAGTAACAAATACTTCCTTCTGGTAATTCTTCCTGTGGGTTCAAGAATGGTTTTCATGGCTATTTGGGTTACGGTCTTAAATACTATACCGTTAAAAAGTTGTTTTTGTTTAAATAACCATTAAAAAGTAGAATCTGTATGGTGAAAAGCCCGGTTATCCTCGCTTCTTCCTGATGGTTTTGTTTAGAGAAGCGAGGATAATGGCTTATGATAATTAATGTTGTTCGTAAACAATCTCTGGTTCGACGGCATCTACAGTGCCCTTGTCATTGATTTCCCAGAGGGTCACCTTCTTGATTTCATTGATGAGGAGCGGATCATATTTAGCGGCCACCCGAACATAATTTTCGGTAAAGCCGTGCATCATCCCGTTATCGATGTCTTCTTCAAAAAGCACATCGAAGGTTCCTTTTAAGTTTTGTTCGTAAAACAGTCTCTTTTTTTTCTCAGAGAGGATCCGTAGCATTTTGGAACGTTGGTTTCGGACTTTCATGGGGACGACATCATCCATTTCTGTCGCCCGCGTGTTAGGTCTTTCAGAATACGTGAACACATGGAGGTAAGATACAGGAAGCTCGTTTAGGAAGTTATAGGTTTCTAGGAAAAGCTCTTCGGTTTCTCCAGGGAAGCCAACGATAACATCCACGCCAATACAGCAGTGTGGCATCAAGGATTTGATTTTCGAAACCCGATCGACATAAAGCTCACGAAGGTATCGCCTGCCCATCTTTCTCAGGATGGTGTTGCTGCCGGATTGAAGTGGGATATGGAAATGAGGCACAAATCGCTTTGATCGGGAAGCGAACTCTATGATTTCATTGGTGAGCAAATTGGGTTCAATGGATGAAATGCGAAACCTGTCAATCCCTTCAATTTCGTCAAGTTCCTGAACAAGGTCCACAAACTTTTCTTTCCTCTTTCCTCCTTGAATACCGAAGTCTCCGATATTGACACCTGTCAATACGACTTCCTTGACATCCGTAGCGGCAATTTCCCGGGCTGATTTCAGAATGTTTTCGATGCTGTCACTTCGGCTTTTCCCCCTTGCCAAGGGGATGGTGCAGAATGCACAGCCGTAATTACAGCCATCCTGGACTTTCAGGAATGTTCTGGTGCGATCATGCATGGAAAAAGCATTGTTAAATGCTGTGGCTTCCTGGATTTCTGAGGCCAGGATTTTGGTTTCTTGTTCCTTGGCGAATCCATCCAGCAGTTCAATCAACCTGAACTTTTCTGCAGCGCCAAGCACTGCATCTACTCCTTTTATTTCCGAAATTTCCTTTGGTTTTAGTTGGGCATAGCACCCGATGATCGTCACGTATGAATTGGGCGATATTTTTTTAGCTTCTTTAACGATCTTCTTACACTTCTTGTCTGCATTCTCCGTCACCGAGCAGGTATTGATGATGAAAATGTCGGGCGTATCTTCAAATCCCACCTTTTTATAGCCCTTTTCTTCAAATTGCCGGCTAATGGTGGAAGTTTCAGAGTAATTTAATTTGCAACCCAATGTATAAAATGCTACCTTTTTCACAGCGGTCCCCCTAGTTTTAGTGTATTGAATTGCAAATTTAAGGATATTCTTCCAGTTTTCAATTTTGTGTTAATAATGAGGAATTTACGCGAATTCGCATGTATTTGTGTGGATTTGTGTCTTTTTTGCTCGAATTAATGTCTTTTTCTTAAAGATTGGTGTAAAAAAATACGATTTTTCTTTTTATTTCAGATTTTTGCTTATCTTCGCTACTGTTTTTAAACCACATTATTAAAACATGGCAACTTTACGACAACAATCATTAATGATGGTACAATCAAGAGGAAATGTACCTTTTGAGGCTCCATCCAGTAAAATTTCCGATTACTTTGGTTCCGAAGTGTTCGGTTTATCCAAAATGAAAGATGCGCTTGCTCCTTCCGTGTATAAAAAAGTGAGCGAAGCAATCGAAAAGGGATCAAAAATTGATACCTCAAGTGCAGAAGAAGTAGCTACAGCGGCGAAAGCATGGGCCTTGTCAAAAGGAGTGACCCACTACACGCACTGGTTCCAGCCACTTACTGGGTCTACCGCTGAGAAACACGATACGTTCTTTGACGCGCACGCAAAGATTGAAAGATTTAAAGGTTCAGCATTGGTTCAGCAAGAGCCAGATGCTTCTTCCTTCCCTAATGGTGGTATAAGAACAACATTTGAAGCAAGAGGATATACAGCTTGGGATCCTAGTTCTCCAATGTTCATTTTTGAGAACACGCTGTGCATTCCAACCATTTTTGTGTCCTATACAGGAGAAGCATTGGATTATAAAACCCCATTGCTGAAGTCTGTAGAGGCCGTTAGTGCTGCTGCCACTCCTATCTGCCAATTGTTTGATAGAAGTGTGAAAAAAGTAAATCCATCACTAGGGGTGGAGCAAGAGTACTTTGTGATCGATAAGGCGCTTTATGCCTCAAGACCTGACTTGGTAATGGCAGGAAGGACTGTATTTGGTCATAATCCAGCCAGAGGCCAACAGTTGGATGATCACTACTTTGGTTCTATACCTGGCCGAGTGAAGGCTTTCATGAAGCACTTCGAAATCGAAGCCTTGAAATTGGGCATTCCAGTGTCTACGCGTCACAATGAAGTGGCTCCAGGGCAATTTGAAGTGGCCCCGGTATTTGAAGAAATAAACAAAGCTACAGACCACAACCAATTGTTGATGGATCTGATGGATAAAGTGGCGGACCAACATCATTTGAAAGTGTTGTTCCACGAAAAACCATTCGCAGGTCTTAACGGTAGTGGTAAGCATAACAACTGGTCATTGATCACTGATACTGGTGTGAACTTGTTCCAGCCAAGTAATTCTGCCAGAGAGAACCTTCAGTTCTTAACGTTCTTGGTGGCTACTGTCAAGGCTGTTCATGACCATGCGGACATTTTGAGAGCAAGTATCGCCTCAGCGGGCAATGACTTCCGTTTGGGAGCCAATGAAGCACCACCGGCGATCATCTCTGTTTTCTTGGGATCTACCCTTACTGCGGTATTGGACGAGCTTGAGAAAAACGGTAATATCAAGATCGAGAAAGGTGACAATATGTACATGAAGCTTGGTATCAGCAAGATTCCAGAGATCATCTTGGATAATACCGACCGAAACAGGACTTCTCCATTTGCATTTACCGGCAACAAATTTGAGTTTAGAGCAGTAGGCTCTTCTTCAAACGTAGCTGGCCCGATGACTGCCTTGAACGTGATCGCTGCAGATACCTTGAAGTTGATGTACAAAGACATTCAAGCTGAAATCGAAGGTGGAAAAGAGAAGAAAATCGCCATCGTTAATGTATTGAGAAAATACATCAAAGAAAGCAAGAAAGTAAGATTCGAAGGAGACGGTTACTCTGAAGAGTGGGAAAAAGAAGCCGAAAAAAGAGGGCTTTCCAACTTGAAGAGCACGCCATTTGCGCTGGATGTATTGGTAGCGAAAGCAACCTCAGAGCTGTATGAGAAGCACAATGTAATGAACATTACGGAGCTTCACGCAAGACATGAAATCCGTCTTGAAAATTACATCATGAAAGTTCAGATCGAGTCAAGGGTGATGGGAGACCTTGCCTTGAACCACGTGATTCCTACTGCTATTCAGTATCAAACCAAGCTGATTGAAAACGCTAACGGGCTTAAGAGCCTTGGACTGGATTCCAAAGCGGCCATTGATACCATCAATGAAATCAGTAAGCACATCGAAGCTATCAAAGAAAATGTTTCTGCGATGATCGATGCCAGAAGAAGACTGAACAAAGAAGAGGATATAGCTAAGAGAGCGAAAGGTTATAGCACAGATGTAAAAGATGCCTTCTTTGAGAAAATCAGATACTCTGTAGATAAGCTTGAGCTTTTCGTGGACGATGAGTTCTGGCCACTAGTGAAATATAGAGAAATGTTGTTCTTGAGATAATCAAGAACAGGAAAATAAAGTAAAAAGCCGGGTATTGCCCGGCTTTTTTATTTGTAAGGATCGTACTGGTTTAATGCTGCCAGTTCAATGAAAAGATTACTGATTTTTTCGGTGAGGTCTTTAAAATAACGTTCGCCTTTTTTCGATGAGGCTTTTTTGGGGTTTCCGATACCGGTGTCTTTGGTGACCCTGGACCATTTTCGCTCAGACCATGCCCAGCCTTCCCTGATGCCTTCTACCAATGATTCACGTTCTTCTCCTTCTCCTGCTTCATCAAGCGGCCGTACCAAGTGAGGATGTAAATACATGATAAGGCTCGTTTCCATTTCATCTGCATGGTCTCCGTCCATCTCGAAATACGCTTTTTTGTCCAATGCCTTGAACCAATTGCAGCTAGAAAAAAACATGTCAGGATACTTAAGCCCCAATTCCCGTAAGATTGTTTTGAAGTCGTTTCCTCCATGACTGTTTAGAATAAGTAATTTCCTGACCTTTTGTCGATGCAGGACTTCTACAACATCGTTTACGATGGCCAACTGGGTGCTGGGATTGAGGTTCATGTCCAAAAAAATGTCTGCCTGTCCTGTGTTGACCCCAAAAGGAATGCAGGGAAGTACCGTGATGTGTGCCCCTGCTTCGTAAGCCAAACGTCCGGCTTCAGCAGCAATTGCCTCTGCTTCATAATTATCCGTTCCATAAGGTAAGTGGTAGTTGTGCGCTTCTGTAGCTCCCCATGGAAGGATGGCTAAATCGATATTGGCATGTTTTAGGTCTTTCCAGTTTGATTCGGCAAGAATGTATGGTCTCATCATATTGTAACAATGGTTTAGTATTAATTGACTTATCTCAAAGTAAAATGGGGTAATGCTGATAGGGTATGCCCGTTACGAAAGGCTATCAGGTTATTTGAATAGAAAGCTACAGGCGGCTTTCCTAAACCATGGTAATAATATAATGATTTTCAGTTGGTTTTTTGACTTCCTTCGCTGGCTTTTTTTGTAAGGCAGATATAAAAATTAAATCGGGTGAATTCGTAAATGTTTCTGAAATGATTAAATCTTTTTTAAAATTTTCAATTATAGATTATAAGTTGTACTTTTATTTCTGAAAATAAACACGGGCTAAATTCCTAATCGAACTAACATGATAAGAAAAACACTAAGGCTAATTGGGGGATTGATGTTTTTCTGTGCTGCTCATGGAGCAATCGCACAGGAGGATAATCTTCACCATCAGTCGAGTGTTTATGAGGCTCCTACAGACCCTGAAGTGGTGGCCAAGCTTGATAAATGGCAAGATTTAAAGTTTGGAATGATAGTCCATTGGGGAGTGTATGCAGTCCCAGGGATGATAGAGTCTTGGGCACTTTGCTCTGAAGATTGGATCAACAGGGATAGCACGGTCTCATATCATGAATTTAAGGATTGGTATTGGGGATTAAAGGATGAATTTAATCCAGTAGATTTTGATCCGGATCAGTGGGCAGATGCTGCTGATGCGGCTGGAATGAAGTATTTGGTGTTTACTACCAAGCACCACGATGGTTTTAATATGTTTGATACTCAGCAGACAGATTATAAAATCACGGCTGGTCCTTTTAAAAACCATCCTAAGGCGAATGTAGCCAAGCACGTATTTG comes from Echinicola vietnamensis DSM 17526 and encodes:
- the mtaB gene encoding tRNA (N(6)-L-threonylcarbamoyladenosine(37)-C(2))-methylthiotransferase MtaB, producing the protein MKKVAFYTLGCKLNYSETSTISRQFEEKGYKKVGFEDTPDIFIINTCSVTENADKKCKKIVKEAKKISPNSYVTIIGCYAQLKPKEISEIKGVDAVLGAAEKFRLIELLDGFAKEQETKILASEIQEATAFNNAFSMHDRTRTFLKVQDGCNYGCAFCTIPLARGKSRSDSIENILKSAREIAATDVKEVVLTGVNIGDFGIQGGKRKEKFVDLVQELDEIEGIDRFRISSIEPNLLTNEIIEFASRSKRFVPHFHIPLQSGSNTILRKMGRRYLRELYVDRVSKIKSLMPHCCIGVDVIVGFPGETEELFLETYNFLNELPVSYLHVFTYSERPNTRATEMDDVVPMKVRNQRSKMLRILSEKKKRLFYEQNLKGTFDVLFEEDIDNGMMHGFTENYVRVAAKYDPLLINEIKKVTLWEINDKGTVDAVEPEIVYEQH
- a CDS encoding DUF805 domain-containing protein, producing the protein MKTILEPTGRITRRKYLLLFVLFYFINLLCIMLIYESMEAENWLTFVIFGILLITTIVLLLVQAIKRLHDIGMDWKYALYLLIPPPINLIGFVYLAIKPGHNGTNKYGPDPRKTDIV
- a CDS encoding glutamine synthetase III, translating into MATLRQQSLMMVQSRGNVPFEAPSSKISDYFGSEVFGLSKMKDALAPSVYKKVSEAIEKGSKIDTSSAEEVATAAKAWALSKGVTHYTHWFQPLTGSTAEKHDTFFDAHAKIERFKGSALVQQEPDASSFPNGGIRTTFEARGYTAWDPSSPMFIFENTLCIPTIFVSYTGEALDYKTPLLKSVEAVSAAATPICQLFDRSVKKVNPSLGVEQEYFVIDKALYASRPDLVMAGRTVFGHNPARGQQLDDHYFGSIPGRVKAFMKHFEIEALKLGIPVSTRHNEVAPGQFEVAPVFEEINKATDHNQLLMDLMDKVADQHHLKVLFHEKPFAGLNGSGKHNNWSLITDTGVNLFQPSNSARENLQFLTFLVATVKAVHDHADILRASIASAGNDFRLGANEAPPAIISVFLGSTLTAVLDELEKNGNIKIEKGDNMYMKLGISKIPEIILDNTDRNRTSPFAFTGNKFEFRAVGSSSNVAGPMTALNVIAADTLKLMYKDIQAEIEGGKEKKIAIVNVLRKYIKESKKVRFEGDGYSEEWEKEAEKRGLSNLKSTPFALDVLVAKATSELYEKHNVMNITELHARHEIRLENYIMKVQIESRVMGDLALNHVIPTAIQYQTKLIENANGLKSLGLDSKAAIDTINEISKHIEAIKENVSAMIDARRRLNKEEDIAKRAKGYSTDVKDAFFEKIRYSVDKLELFVDDEFWPLVKYREMLFLR
- a CDS encoding creatininase family protein, translated to MRPYILAESNWKDLKHANIDLAILPWGATEAHNYHLPYGTDNYEAEAIAAEAGRLAYEAGAHITVLPCIPFGVNTGQADIFLDMNLNPSTQLAIVNDVVEVLHRQKVRKLLILNSHGGNDFKTILRELGLKYPDMFFSSCNWFKALDKKAYFEMDGDHADEMETSLIMYLHPHLVRPLDEAGEGEERESLVEGIREGWAWSERKWSRVTKDTGIGNPKKASSKKGERYFKDLTEKISNLFIELAALNQYDPYK
- a CDS encoding ABC transporter permease, producing MELLENIKEALRSIKSNRLRTILTGLIIAIGITALVGMLTAIDGMKAQIEESFSGLGANNFDVRSKNTSGQRVTRSGVTEKQFKPVSYKDALDFRKGYSSRGMATVSTRVSGSTEVKRGSEITNPNVRIIGVDENYVLIKGQNIEEGRNFSNVEIEYGNNVCLIGSEIVELLFKSHENPVGAYVSFFGNRYSIVGVLEEQGSVGNDSGVDRTILIPVENASRLDQTGGFWYTITVSTSDPTKMEYEMGQATGLMRKVREDRVGELDSFEVVKSNNVGESLEEVAGYLRIGGFGIGFITLLGASVGLMNIMLVSVTERTREIGIRKALGATPKRIRQQFLIEAIVICIMGGVFGVLVGMGIGNIVASFVGPGGFLVPWLWMLLAFMICVLVGLVSGVIPAIKASKLDPIEALRYE